In one Bacteroidota bacterium genomic region, the following are encoded:
- a CDS encoding phosphoglucomutase/phosphomannomutase family protein: MNEKIKFGTDGWRAIIAKEYTLDNVARVAEATALWLTKNYPGASAVVGHDCRFAGEMFAEATAVILAQKGIKVYLAKEFVSTPMISLGTNSRKASAGIIITASHNPPSYNGYKIKAGYGGPATPAMIDEVESLIPDAMPVPNETVADYIAKGLIEYIDLEAEYIAHVEKNFDLDLIRNSGIEIAYDAMYGAGQNVMRRLFPDATFLHCDNNPGFDGQAPEPIDKNLTELSETIKAAGDIDFGLATDGDADRIGLYNAKGKFIDSHHIILLLINYLVKHKNLGGKVAVSFSCTDKIKDLCKNLGLEAIITKIGFKYICEYMVEDDVLVGGEESGGIAIKGHIPERDGLWMGFTLLEYMAKTGKSLDELIEEVYAIVGPFAMERIDHHISEEQKQKVLTNCKEGNYNAFGSIAIESVEDIDGWKFHLGNGEWTMIRASGTEPVLRTYCQAPSSKRAFDILNALATEILK; the protein is encoded by the coding sequence ATGAACGAAAAAATTAAGTTTGGAACCGACGGCTGGCGCGCCATTATTGCCAAAGAATACACCTTGGATAATGTTGCCCGTGTAGCTGAAGCTACCGCCCTTTGGCTTACCAAAAACTACCCCGGTGCCAGCGCCGTTGTAGGCCATGATTGCCGCTTTGCAGGCGAAATGTTTGCTGAAGCCACCGCAGTAATACTTGCACAAAAAGGTATAAAAGTATATTTGGCTAAAGAGTTTGTGAGCACCCCGATGATATCGTTGGGTACTAACAGCCGCAAAGCCTCAGCTGGTATTATCATCACAGCCAGCCACAACCCGCCCAGCTACAACGGATATAAGATAAAAGCAGGCTACGGCGGCCCTGCTACCCCCGCCATGATTGATGAGGTAGAAAGCCTGATACCCGATGCAATGCCCGTACCCAATGAAACCGTTGCAGATTATATTGCAAAAGGGTTGATTGAGTATATTGATTTGGAAGCTGAGTACATTGCCCACGTTGAGAAGAACTTTGATTTGGATTTGATTCGCAACTCAGGTATTGAGATTGCTTACGATGCAATGTACGGTGCCGGCCAAAACGTAATGCGTCGCTTGTTTCCGGATGCTACTTTCCTACACTGCGATAACAACCCCGGTTTTGACGGCCAAGCCCCTGAACCGATTGATAAAAACCTTACCGAGTTAAGCGAAACCATTAAAGCGGCGGGTGATATTGATTTTGGACTTGCTACCGATGGCGATGCTGACCGCATTGGCTTGTATAACGCCAAAGGTAAGTTTATCGACTCGCACCATATCATCCTGTTGCTGATTAACTATTTGGTGAAACACAAAAATTTAGGCGGCAAAGTAGCCGTTAGTTTCAGTTGCACTGATAAGATTAAAGACCTTTGCAAAAATCTTGGGTTAGAAGCTATTATCACCAAAATAGGCTTTAAATACATTTGCGAATACATGGTTGAAGACGATGTATTGGTGGGTGGAGAAGAAAGCGGCGGTATAGCCATTAAAGGCCACATACCTGAGCGCGACGGCCTATGGATGGGCTTTACCTTGCTTGAATACATGGCAAAAACAGGCAAAAGCCTTGATGAGTTGATTGAAGAAGTGTACGCCATTGTAGGTCCTTTTGCAATGGAGCGCATCGACCACCACATTAGCGAAGAGCAAAAGCAAAAAGTGCTTACCAACTGCAAAGAAGGTAACTACAACGCCTTTGGTTCAATTGCTATTGAGAGCGTTGAAGACATTGACGGTTGGAAATTCCACTTAGGCAATGGTGAATGGACAATGATACGTGCCAGCGGTACCGAACCTGTGTTGCGCACCTACTGCCAAGCTCCTTCATCAAAAAGGGCATTTGATATATTAAACGCCCTTGCTACTGAAATTTTGAAGTAA
- a CDS encoding DUF3857 domain-containing protein: MRKFSLFFLGLLIALSVTAQKSKIDEGWQSFYNNNSAKALELFLEATRDASTAEEAHLGLCFVYHDEGYADYALESFQNFYKISANPYPYMDVLWNTSAVANGGGVKDKKRLKFLKSLLKDPKLPGNLKARLHSTLGDHFESQGEFSDAKKEFEQIGSITKWMCVGSFENISASGFDKDYEPIKNPKVSTQFKNKLGAKVNWFTLYDVRLDRWVDLEYYFYAGNSVIYSQNFVNSPTEQKVHLRFGVSGSIKVWLNDQLILSEAEERNNDFDSYWVETTLKKGYNRVLVQVGESEADNSNFLMRITDENGENIQGLTFADRDDKEYDKSPVEFKAINPSYFEFFEKKVEQDPSFVNLILLARAYSDRDMRYQARKVLTRAQEMAPKSSYVVLKLISVYQSEGNRTAIAKAIEWLKENDKDNIVSLDMLYDEAVENKNYTKADSLLKSIEAVVGSNAEMVYEKKMNLYGAQEKNEELIGVIEMAYDRYPDNYLFVLYKALIEKSKNNNGGAIKVLKKYTKKYYNISILKQIAQIHFSSGNVYEGLDIYRQLVADNPIGVGLHYELADIYMQIQNYNGAIDLLNNMVRIAPTISRYWELRGKCYAEKKDHIAAKTNYVRAIELSPTNFGARTKTRELDGQEADVFKNFPEIDVYKAFNEGGSATDYPDDNSAILVNAVQRVVYGDGVSEEKHILVVKVLNKAGIDVWKEYRVPYYSTQDVTIEKVEVLKANGTKLEAESDGNSVVFTNLEAGDGIHITYKIENYQTGKLAPHFTDKHYFELFYPVKYSSYSLLIDTSIKFRHKFSNKGFAPIKNFVKPESDTVVKSKELFSGDLTSNKTVMDGYTMYQWEKRDIPAIKSESYMTDLVDYGEVLFISSFPDWKFISNWYSDLAKTKAKSDFEVKETAQELFKGKENLSKLEKVMLIHDYIVKNIRYSLVSFRQSGLIPQKASKVINTRVGDCKDVSTLFVALCREAGIDSVRLVLINTRDNGQKDLLLPSIDFNHCIGNVTVDGKEYFVELTSDKNGFTSHPTVLKNSYALKIYDELEGTSQEPFYLAPPTAIPDNIIRVTDAQFSGKEMTINTKTTKYGDWASDVRHQYADIPETERRKKLLQNLTGDNSSIKLNTYKFNDLEAISDSIVYDYNYTIGNTVTQITGLNIFSFPWSTKFSSIAFLSSEERKYPIRVWGYLQYNVSEETISLTLPEGTKLAELPANVHLKCNAAEYTVTYKVVGNKIVAKRTVRILADIVPVAEYNEFKKFFEKVVEEDTRQLAFK; this comes from the coding sequence GGGGTAAAGGATAAAAAGAGGCTTAAGTTTTTAAAAAGCCTGTTAAAAGACCCAAAACTACCCGGAAACTTAAAAGCACGTTTGCACTCAACACTGGGAGACCACTTTGAGTCTCAAGGGGAGTTTAGTGATGCCAAAAAAGAGTTTGAACAAATAGGTTCAATTACCAAATGGATGTGTGTGGGTTCTTTTGAAAATATTTCGGCCAGTGGTTTTGATAAAGACTACGAGCCTATTAAGAATCCCAAGGTTAGTACTCAATTCAAAAACAAGTTAGGCGCAAAGGTTAACTGGTTTACGCTGTATGATGTACGTTTAGACCGCTGGGTTGACCTTGAGTATTACTTTTATGCAGGAAACTCGGTTATATACTCACAAAACTTTGTAAACTCTCCTACTGAGCAAAAAGTACACTTACGTTTTGGTGTTTCCGGCTCAATCAAAGTGTGGTTGAACGATCAATTGATTTTGAGTGAAGCTGAGGAGCGCAATAATGATTTTGACAGCTATTGGGTTGAAACTACGCTTAAGAAGGGTTACAACCGTGTATTAGTTCAAGTGGGAGAAAGTGAGGCTGATAATTCGAACTTTTTAATGCGTATTACCGACGAAAACGGTGAGAACATACAGGGATTAACATTTGCGGATAGGGATGATAAGGAGTATGATAAATCTCCTGTTGAATTTAAGGCAATCAATCCTTCATACTTCGAATTTTTTGAAAAGAAAGTTGAGCAAGATCCATCGTTTGTAAACCTTATTTTATTAGCTAGGGCATACAGCGACCGTGATATGCGCTACCAAGCCCGCAAGGTGCTTACCCGTGCTCAGGAAATGGCTCCTAAAAGCAGTTATGTGGTGCTTAAACTGATAAGTGTTTATCAGAGTGAGGGCAATAGAACAGCAATTGCAAAGGCTATTGAATGGCTGAAGGAGAACGATAAAGACAACATTGTTTCGTTGGATATGCTTTATGACGAGGCAGTGGAGAATAAGAACTATACCAAAGCCGACTCTTTACTAAAGAGTATTGAGGCAGTTGTTGGCAGCAATGCCGAGATGGTGTATGAAAAGAAAATGAACCTGTATGGTGCCCAAGAGAAAAACGAGGAGTTGATAGGTGTTATTGAAATGGCCTATGACCGTTATCCTGATAATTACCTTTTTGTATTGTATAAAGCACTGATTGAAAAATCTAAAAACAACAACGGCGGGGCTATTAAGGTGCTTAAAAAGTACACTAAAAAATACTACAACATCAGTATTTTAAAGCAAATAGCACAAATACATTTTTCAAGCGGTAATGTGTATGAAGGGTTGGATATATACAGACAACTTGTAGCCGATAACCCTATTGGGGTTGGCTTGCACTATGAGTTGGCCGATATATATATGCAAATTCAAAATTATAACGGCGCAATAGATTTGCTGAATAACATGGTAAGGATAGCACCAACCATAAGCAGGTATTGGGAATTAAGGGGCAAATGCTATGCTGAGAAGAAAGACCATATCGCGGCAAAAACAAATTATGTAAGGGCTATTGAGTTGAGCCCTACAAACTTTGGTGCTCGTACAAAAACAAGGGAGCTTGACGGACAAGAGGCCGATGTGTTTAAAAACTTCCCTGAGATAGATGTGTACAAAGCATTTAATGAAGGCGGCAGCGCAACAGACTATCCAGATGATAACAGTGCTATTTTGGTAAATGCTGTGCAGCGTGTTGTATATGGTGATGGGGTTTCTGAAGAAAAGCACATTTTGGTTGTGAAAGTACTTAATAAGGCTGGTATAGATGTATGGAAAGAGTATCGTGTACCTTATTATTCAACACAGGATGTAACCATTGAGAAGGTTGAAGTTCTTAAGGCAAACGGAACCAAATTGGAGGCTGAAAGTGATGGTAATAGTGTAGTGTTTACCAACCTTGAGGCAGGTGATGGTATCCACATTACTTACAAGATTGAGAACTACCAAACCGGTAAGCTTGCCCCACACTTTACCGATAAACACTATTTTGAGCTGTTTTACCCTGTTAAATACTCATCGTACTCGTTGTTAATTGACACAAGTATTAAGTTCAGGCACAAGTTTTCAAACAAAGGGTTCGCGCCTATTAAAAACTTTGTTAAACCAGAGTCAGACACAGTAGTTAAGTCTAAAGAGCTATTCTCAGGAGATTTAACTTCAAATAAAACTGTGATGGACGGATATACCATGTACCAATGGGAAAAGAGGGATATCCCGGCGATTAAGAGTGAGTCGTACATGACTGACTTGGTGGATTACGGTGAGGTGTTGTTTATCTCATCATTCCCTGATTGGAAGTTTATATCAAACTGGTACTCTGATTTGGCTAAAACAAAGGCAAAATCAGACTTTGAGGTAAAAGAAACCGCGCAAGAATTGTTTAAAGGCAAAGAAAACCTTAGCAAACTTGAGAAGGTGATGCTTATTCATGATTACATTGTTAAGAACATTCGTTACAGCTTAGTATCGTTCCGTCAAAGTGGTTTAATTCCTCAAAAGGCATCCAAAGTTATCAATACACGTGTGGGCGATTGTAAAGACGTTTCTACATTATTTGTAGCTCTTTGCCGCGAAGCAGGTATTGATAGCGTTCGTTTGGTATTGATTAATACTCGCGACAATGGTCAAAAAGACCTTTTACTGCCTTCAATTGATTTTAATCACTGTATTGGTAATGTTACGGTTGACGGTAAGGAATATTTTGTTGAATTAACTTCTGATAAGAATGGTTTTACATCTCATCCTACTGTACTTAAAAACTCGTATGCGTTAAAAATATACGATGAGTTAGAAGGAACCAGCCAAGAGCCTTTTTATTTAGCGCCTCCTACAGCAATTCCTGACAATATTATTCGTGTTACCGATGCCCAGTTTAGCGGCAAAGAGATGACGATAAACACAAAAACCACAAAATATGGTGATTGGGCCAGCGACGTGCGTCATCAATATGCTGATATACCTGAAACCGAACGACGTAAGAAACTGTTGCAAAACCTAACCGGGGATAACTCAAGCATTAAGTTGAACACGTATAAGTTTAATGATTTGGAAGCTATAAGTGATTCTATTGTTTATGATTACAATTACACTATCGGTAATACAGTTACTCAAATTACCGGGCTTAACATTTTTAGTTTTCCATGGTCTACTAAGTTTTCGTCGATAGCATTCTTGTCTAGCGAAGAAAGGAAATACCCTATCAGAGTTTGGGGATACCTGCAATACAATGTTTCAGAAGAGACAATATCGCTAACCCTTCCTGAAGGAACAAAACTAGCTGAATTACCGGCTAATGTGCACCTAAAATGCAATGCGGCAGAGTATACCGTTACTTATAAAGTAGTGGGTAATAAAATTGTTGCTAAGCGCACTGTACGTATTTTGGCTGATATAGTGCCTGTAGCGGAATACAATGAATTTAAGAAGTTTTTTGAAAAGGTGGTAGAAGAAGATACCCGCCAGTTAGCATTTAAATGA